A window of Oncorhynchus tshawytscha isolate Ot180627B linkage group LG10, Otsh_v2.0, whole genome shotgun sequence contains these coding sequences:
- the ocel1 gene encoding occludin/ELL domain-containing protein 1 produces MKSWNKIFKRGDPESVDGNSSLQKNSLNNAPLELTPQRASDDDLSDDANSTAHSSSTPPYVQGVGGGGDEGTLKDRLRTLLPQSWGSILQKWSNGDADSDLGSAGVKIVPNGTRVSPPVSPILERRYWDTQDSLGTSSKSSQRPLLRDVPIDNDLLHYLPEESELTSIHPAEYYAEKVEVYKLKYSYMKSWPGLLRLLAGFELLFGGMVLACVCAYIHKDSEWSNSYGLYNGAYNNGYGTSGKSYNGPMTLFVIAVVGVAWIVTILLLVIGLTMYYRTILLDSPWWPLTEGVINVALFLLYMAAGIVYLNDLNRGGLCYMTIGINPITSSLCRVDGGQMAGTAFIFINMLMYLISFLVCLKMWRHEATRREMEFFENQENLRPIPVAQTKSPNPQTKRIVFEDEMDSSMRATKLLHVTDFQQEEPGSRNRAIPTGYAQKPRVIADYVMKYPEISSLEDREKYKAVFNDQYQEYKDLHKDISETLLKFRELDAMMGKLLKDGNSHEEQKRIQRILKKYEQKKSDPAFLEKKERCDYLKAKLSHIKNRIRNFDQDTMAKGRT; encoded by the exons ATGAAAAGCTGGAATAAGATATTCAAGAGAGGAGACCCGGAGAGTGTGGATGGGAACTCCTCTTTGCAGAAAAACTCCTTGAACAACGCCCCGCTAGAGCTAACACCTCAGAGGGCCTCAGATGACGACCTTTCAGATGACGCAAACTCCACTGCCCACTCATCCAGCACTCCCCCATATGTACAAGGAGTGGGGGGTGGTGGGGACGAGGGGACCCTTAAGGACAGGTTGAGAACTCTCCTCCCCCAATCATGGGGCAGTATTCTCCAGAAATGGAGCAATGGGGATGCTGACTCTGACCTGGGCTCTGCAGGGGTCAAGATTGTGCCCAATGGGACCAGGGTGAGTCCACCTGTCAGTCCTATACTGGAGAGGAGGTACTGGGACACTCAGGACTCACTGGGGACCTCCAGCAAGAGTTCCCAAAGGCCCTTGTTGAGGGACGTTCCTATAGACAATGACCTACTCCATTATCTTCCAGAGGAATCAGAGCTGACCAGTATCCATCCAGCTGAGTACTATGCTGAGAAGGTGGAGGTCTACAAGCTGAAGTACTCCTATATGAAATCATGGCCTGGGTTACTGAGACTCCTGGCTGGGTTTGAACTTCTCTTTGGCGGTATGGTCCTTGCCTGTGTCTGTGCCTACATCCATAAGGACAGTGAGTGGTCGAACTCCTATGGATTGTACAATGGTGCGTATAACAATGGATATGGCACATCGGGGAAGTCCTATAATGGACCTATGACTCTATTCGTGATAGCGGTGGTTGGGGTGGCGTGGATTGTAACCATCCTGCTACTGGTAATAGGGCTGACTATGTACTACCGTACCATCCTCCTGGACTCACCCTGGTGGCCTCTCACTGAAGGCGTCATCAACGtcgccctgttcctcctctacaTGGCGGCTGGTATCGTGTACCTGAATGACCTCAACCGTGGGGGTTTGTGTTACATGACTATAGGTATTAACCCCATAACGTCCAGCCTGTGTCGGGTGGACGGGGGCCAGATGGCTGGCACGGCTTTCATCTTCATCAACATGCTGATGTACCTCATCAGCTTCCTGGTGTGTCTGAAGATGTGGAGGCACGAGGCCACCCGCAGGGAGATGGAGTTCTTTGAGAACCAG GAGAATCTGAGGCCCATCCCTGTGGCCCAGACCAAATCTCCCAATCCGCAGACCAAGAGGATTGTGTTtgaggatgagatggacagcTCAATGAGGGCAACCAAACTCCTCCACGTCACAGACTTTCAGCAAGAGGAGCCAGGCAGCCGGAACAGAGCCATCCCCACAGGGTACGCCCAGAAGCCCAGAGTCATCGCCGATTATGTCAT GAAGTATCCAGAAATCTCCTCTTTGGAGGATAGGGAGAAATACAAAGCTGTCTTCAACGACCAGTATCAGGAGTACAAGGACCTTCACAAAGACATCAGTGAGACCCTCCTGAAGTTCAGAGAGCTGGATGCCATGATGGGTAAACTCCTCAAAGATGGCAACAGTCATGAG GAGCAAAAGAGAATCCAGCGGATTTTGAAGAAGTACGAGCAAAAAAAGAGT GACCCTGCCTTCCTGGAGAAGAAGGAACGATGTGACTATCTGAAAGCTAAATTAAGCCACATCAAGAACAGGATCCGCAATTTCGACCAAGACACCATGGCAAAGGGTCGGACGTGA